In one window of Polynucleobacter sp. AM-7D1 DNA:
- the ybeY gene encoding rRNA maturation RNase YbeY, with the protein MAIKQATSSKLEIDIQFASAPIEDKVLTIASLAAIKKWVKASTHLSGLVTLRFVNAAEGKKLNFAFRNKDYATNVLTFPYELTKKTLTADIIFCLPVIQKEAREQAKTAQAHLAHLIIHGCLHAQGLDHESNAEASKMESKEIAILKSLGFRNPYAPV; encoded by the coding sequence ATGGCAATCAAGCAAGCGACTTCCTCTAAATTGGAAATTGATATTCAATTTGCTAGTGCTCCCATTGAAGATAAAGTGCTTACGATTGCCTCTTTAGCAGCAATTAAAAAATGGGTGAAAGCCAGCACCCACCTGAGCGGCCTCGTCACCTTGCGCTTCGTTAATGCTGCTGAGGGTAAAAAGTTGAATTTTGCTTTTCGGAACAAAGATTACGCGACCAATGTGCTCACCTTTCCATATGAGCTAACTAAAAAGACATTGACTGCCGATATTATTTTTTGCCTGCCCGTAATTCAAAAAGAGGCGAGGGAACAAGCTAAGACTGCTCAGGCTCACTTAGCTCACCTCATTATTCATGGATGCTTGCATGCCCAAGGACTTGACCATGAGAGCAATGCTGAAGCAAGCAAAATGGAGAGTAAGGAAATCGCTATTCTCAAATCCTTGGGTTTTAGAAACCCTTACGCACCCGTTTAA
- the gmhB gene encoding D-glycero-beta-D-manno-heptose 1,7-bisphosphate 7-phosphatase: protein MSISSSKLIILDRDGVINEDRDDYVKSSDEWVPLPGSLEAIALLNQAGYQIAVATNQSGLARGYFNINDLHAMHSKMDRLLKPLGGHIDSIFFCPHTDANACDCRKPLPGMMKEIALRYKKNQSDSPLLGVPIVGDSLRDLLAGIALGASPHLVLTGKGNKTLEKGGLPEGTQIHADLMAFATALLQDKV, encoded by the coding sequence ATGAGCATCAGCTCCTCTAAACTCATCATCCTGGATCGCGATGGTGTGATCAATGAAGATCGAGATGATTATGTGAAGTCGAGCGATGAGTGGGTTCCACTGCCTGGCAGCCTTGAGGCAATTGCACTACTCAATCAAGCTGGCTATCAAATTGCTGTAGCGACGAACCAGTCTGGTTTGGCACGAGGATATTTCAACATTAATGATCTCCATGCCATGCATTCCAAGATGGATAGACTCCTCAAACCCTTGGGTGGCCATATCGACAGTATTTTCTTTTGCCCACATACCGATGCCAATGCATGCGATTGCCGCAAGCCTTTGCCGGGAATGATGAAAGAAATTGCACTACGTTATAAAAAAAATCAGAGCGACAGCCCTTTATTAGGGGTACCGATTGTTGGCGATTCCTTGCGCGACCTTCTAGCGGGCATCGCCTTAGGTGCTAGCCCGCATTTAGTCTTAACCGGCAAAGGTAATAAAACTTTGGAAAAGGGTGGCCTCCCTGAGGGGACACAGATTCATGCAGATTTGATGGCATTTGCGACCGCACTCCTGCAAGATAAGGTTTAA
- a CDS encoding putative Na+/H+ antiporter, with protein MNFTPTELGASIIFAIAVLHTFSTSYFETLAKKSRLHSGLWHLLGEVEIVFGFWAAVLLIYIGFTTGLDSAREYASKRNFTEPLFVFAIMVAAGSKPILTFATHLLYSLGKFLHVALRTREAPMLYFLTLFLTPLLGSFITEPAAMTLAAFLLRDLVYKHKCSTPLLFGTLGVLFVNVSIGGTLTNFAAPPVLMVASTWGWSSSFMFFNFGLACSAAIFVNSLILTLLFHRQLVEPEEKKIPEKIPFTVTSVHLLFLAGIVYFAHDPVIFMWLLLFFIGYTTAYPKHQSPLILREALLVGFFLAGLVVLGALQGWWLQPLLEKMSPTAVFYGATALTAITDNAALTYLGSLVTGTSPEFKLALVGGAVAGGGLTVIANAPNPAGLAILRSHFPNGAVSALYLFLGALPPTIVAILALRLL; from the coding sequence ATGAACTTTACCCCTACAGAACTCGGTGCCAGTATTATTTTTGCGATAGCAGTACTGCACACCTTTAGCACTTCCTATTTTGAAACTCTAGCGAAAAAGTCTCGCCTGCATTCGGGCTTATGGCACCTACTTGGCGAAGTAGAAATTGTCTTTGGTTTCTGGGCAGCAGTACTACTAATTTATATCGGTTTTACGACTGGCCTTGATAGCGCCAGAGAATACGCAAGCAAGCGTAATTTCACAGAGCCGCTTTTTGTATTCGCTATCATGGTGGCTGCGGGTAGCAAGCCTATCCTGACTTTTGCAACCCACCTTCTTTATAGCTTGGGCAAGTTTTTACATGTGGCTTTACGAACTCGCGAAGCCCCCATGCTGTACTTCCTCACCTTGTTCTTAACACCATTGCTAGGTTCATTTATTACTGAGCCAGCAGCGATGACTCTTGCAGCCTTCTTATTACGTGATTTGGTTTACAAACATAAATGCTCAACCCCCTTACTCTTTGGAACCTTAGGGGTACTTTTCGTCAACGTCTCGATTGGTGGCACTCTGACCAATTTTGCTGCGCCGCCCGTACTGATGGTAGCTTCTACCTGGGGTTGGTCAAGCAGTTTCATGTTCTTCAACTTTGGCCTGGCATGTAGTGCTGCGATCTTTGTCAACTCACTAATCCTGACGCTGTTGTTCCACCGCCAGCTCGTTGAACCAGAAGAGAAAAAGATTCCTGAAAAAATTCCGTTCACCGTTACTTCAGTTCATTTGCTGTTCTTAGCGGGCATTGTTTACTTCGCACATGACCCAGTTATTTTCATGTGGCTCTTGTTATTCTTTATTGGCTACACCACTGCTTATCCAAAACATCAAAGCCCATTGATTTTGCGTGAGGCCTTATTAGTTGGATTCTTCCTTGCCGGCTTGGTAGTCTTAGGCGCCCTACAAGGTTGGTGGCTGCAACCACTCCTGGAGAAGATGAGTCCAACCGCGGTCTTCTATGGAGCGACAGCGCTTACTGCGATTACTGATAACGCGGCGCTGACTTATCTTGGCTCCCTTGTCACTGGAACCTCTCCAGAGTTCAAGCTGGCTTTGGTTGGTGGCGCGGTAGCTGGTGGCGGCTTAACCGTGATTGCTAACGCACCTAACCCAGCTGGTTTGGCGATCTTACGTAGCCACTTCCCGAATGGCGCGGTTTCTGCGCTGTATCTCTTCCTAGGCGCATTACCTCCAACGATTGTTGCTATTTTGGCTCTGCGCTTGCTGTAA
- the glyQ gene encoding glycine--tRNA ligase subunit alpha: MLTFQQIILKLQDYWDQQGCALLQPIDLEVGAGTSHTATFLRAIGPEPWKAAYVQPSRRPKDGRYGENPNRLQHYYQYQVVLKPAPENILELYLGSLAALGLDLQKNDVRFVEDDWENPTLGAWGLGWEVWLNGMEVTQFTYFQQVGGIDCKPVLGEITYGIERLAMYIQNCSNVYDLVWADGISYGDVYHQNEVEQSCYNFEHSNTDLLFANFANYESEAKRLMEVPLALPAYEMVLKAGHTFNLLDARGAISVTERAAYIGRIRNLSRAVAQAYFESREKLGFPMCERQSKA, translated from the coding sequence ATGCTTACTTTTCAGCAAATCATTCTCAAACTCCAAGATTACTGGGACCAACAAGGTTGCGCCCTATTGCAACCTATTGACCTTGAGGTCGGTGCCGGTACATCTCATACAGCCACTTTCTTGAGGGCCATTGGCCCTGAGCCATGGAAAGCGGCTTACGTCCAACCTTCACGTAGACCAAAAGATGGTCGCTATGGAGAAAATCCAAACCGTTTGCAGCACTACTACCAGTACCAGGTGGTGCTTAAACCAGCGCCAGAAAATATTCTTGAGCTCTACTTGGGCTCGCTTGCTGCCTTAGGCCTTGATCTTCAAAAAAACGACGTCCGCTTTGTTGAGGACGATTGGGAAAACCCAACCCTGGGTGCGTGGGGCTTAGGATGGGAAGTTTGGCTTAACGGTATGGAAGTAACTCAGTTCACTTATTTCCAGCAAGTGGGTGGCATTGATTGCAAACCTGTTTTAGGCGAAATCACCTACGGCATTGAGCGCTTAGCGATGTACATCCAAAATTGCTCCAACGTATATGACCTCGTTTGGGCCGACGGCATCTCTTATGGTGATGTGTATCACCAGAATGAAGTAGAGCAATCTTGCTACAACTTTGAACACTCCAATACCGACCTCTTGTTTGCAAACTTCGCCAATTACGAGAGTGAAGCCAAGCGTTTGATGGAAGTACCTTTAGCCTTACCCGCTTACGAAATGGTACTCAAGGCTGGACACACCTTTAACTTACTGGATGCGCGCGGCGCTATTTCAGTGACTGAGCGTGCTGCTTATATCGGACGCATCCGTAACCTATCTCGTGCAGTAGCGCAGGCTTACTTTGAGTCTCGCGAGAAGTTAGGTTTCCCGATGTGCGAACGTCAATCCAAAGCCTAA
- the miaB gene encoding tRNA (N6-isopentenyl adenosine(37)-C2)-methylthiotransferase MiaB, protein MKKLYIKTFGCQMNEYDSGKMADLLHADEGMVMTDTPEDADVVLLNTCSIREKAEDKVFSDLGRLRELKKTKPDLLIGVGGCVASQEGQQIISRAPYVDVVFGPQTLHRLSDLIAQRRETGRSQVDISFPEIEKFDHLPASRQTRGSAYVSIMEGCSKYCSYCVVPYTRGEEVSRPFDDVLTEVAGLAAQGVKEIVLLGQNVNAYLGKMGDTEEIADFALLIEYVAEIPGVERIRFTTSHPKEFTQRLIDVYAKVPKLVSHLHLPVQHASDSVLSAMKRGYTALEYKSIIRKMRAVRPDLTLSSDFIVGFPGETDEDFARLLKMVEELNFDNSFCFIFSARPGTPAANLSDDTPYEVKLKRLQTLLALVESQANQISKNMLGNTERVLVEGLAKDGVNLQGRAANNRVIHFAAPNKDIESLIGEMVDIRITEVLNYTLRGELISELASTYTH, encoded by the coding sequence ATGAAAAAGCTCTATATCAAAACCTTCGGCTGTCAAATGAACGAGTATGACTCGGGAAAGATGGCCGATCTCCTACATGCCGATGAGGGCATGGTCATGACTGACACGCCTGAAGATGCAGATGTCGTTCTACTGAACACCTGCTCTATTCGTGAAAAAGCAGAAGATAAAGTATTTTCCGATTTAGGTCGCTTGCGTGAACTCAAAAAAACCAAACCCGATTTATTAATTGGTGTTGGAGGTTGCGTTGCCAGTCAAGAAGGTCAACAAATTATTAGCAGGGCGCCTTATGTTGATGTCGTCTTTGGTCCGCAAACATTACATCGCCTATCTGATCTGATCGCTCAACGTCGCGAAACCGGTAGATCTCAGGTAGATATTTCTTTCCCGGAGATAGAAAAGTTTGACCACCTACCTGCCTCGCGCCAAACTCGTGGTTCTGCTTACGTCTCCATCATGGAGGGTTGCTCAAAGTATTGCAGCTATTGCGTTGTTCCTTACACTCGTGGCGAAGAAGTATCGCGTCCGTTTGATGATGTATTAACTGAAGTAGCAGGCCTGGCTGCGCAAGGCGTAAAAGAAATTGTGCTGCTCGGTCAAAACGTTAACGCCTATTTGGGCAAAATGGGTGATACAGAAGAAATCGCAGACTTTGCACTCTTGATTGAATACGTTGCAGAGATTCCAGGTGTTGAAAGAATTCGCTTTACCACTAGCCATCCCAAAGAATTTACCCAGCGCTTAATTGATGTCTATGCCAAAGTTCCCAAGTTGGTGAGTCATTTACATCTTCCAGTACAACACGCATCTGACTCGGTTTTATCCGCCATGAAACGTGGCTATACCGCTCTAGAATACAAAAGCATTATTCGCAAGATGCGCGCAGTGAGGCCCGACTTGACGCTCTCTAGCGACTTCATTGTGGGCTTTCCAGGCGAGACCGATGAGGATTTTGCAAGGCTCTTGAAGATGGTGGAAGAGCTCAATTTTGATAACAGCTTTTGCTTTATTTTCAGCGCACGTCCCGGTACACCCGCTGCCAATCTGAGCGATGACACGCCTTATGAGGTCAAACTCAAGCGACTACAAACATTGCTTGCCCTAGTGGAGTCACAAGCAAATCAAATTAGTAAAAACATGTTGGGCAATACTGAGCGAGTACTCGTTGAAGGCCTAGCAAAAGATGGTGTAAATCTACAAGGTCGCGCTGCCAACAATCGCGTGATTCACTTTGCTGCACCAAATAAAGATATTGAATCACTCATAGGTGAAATGGTAGACATACGCATTACTGAAGTGCTTAACTACACTCTCCGTGGTGAGCTTATTAGCGAACTCGCTTCAACCTATACCCATTAA
- the rsmA gene encoding 16S rRNA (adenine(1518)-N(6)/adenine(1519)-N(6))-dimethyltransferase RsmA, whose translation MTHRARKRFGQNFLQDSGVIYSIIAAINPSENMHVIEIGPGLGALTIPLLNNLDHLDLLEIDRDLVSYWNQESLKGLNVIEGDALKFDFLEWANARPANSSLCKVVGNLPYNISSPLLFHLVSAAHAIDEQVFMLQAEVVERMVSKAGGSEFSRLSVMLQARYDMEQVLEVPPEAFDPQPKVNSAVVRMIPRRDFNLSDAQWHALEKVVAAAFSQRRKMLRTNLSAFADRLSLSESELKARAQDIPVERYIEWAKTLAH comes from the coding sequence ATGACGCATCGCGCTCGTAAACGATTTGGCCAAAATTTTCTGCAGGATTCTGGAGTAATTTATTCCATTATTGCTGCAATCAATCCTAGTGAAAATATGCATGTGATTGAGATCGGTCCTGGCCTTGGCGCACTGACAATACCTTTATTAAACAACCTAGATCATTTAGACCTTCTAGAGATTGATAGAGACTTAGTCTCGTACTGGAATCAAGAGAGTCTCAAGGGTCTCAATGTCATCGAGGGGGATGCACTCAAGTTTGATTTCCTCGAATGGGCAAACGCGCGTCCAGCTAATAGTAGCCTGTGTAAGGTGGTTGGTAACTTGCCTTACAACATTTCCTCGCCATTACTCTTTCATCTTGTTTCTGCTGCCCATGCGATTGATGAGCAGGTATTCATGCTCCAAGCTGAAGTGGTTGAGCGCATGGTCTCTAAGGCTGGCGGTTCTGAATTCAGCCGGCTATCTGTCATGCTGCAAGCTCGCTATGATATGGAGCAGGTTTTGGAAGTCCCGCCAGAAGCTTTCGACCCACAACCTAAAGTCAATTCAGCAGTCGTGCGCATGATTCCGCGACGCGACTTCAACTTAAGTGATGCGCAGTGGCATGCCTTGGAAAAGGTCGTGGCCGCAGCGTTTTCTCAGAGAAGAAAAATGCTACGCACCAACCTATCAGCTTTTGCAGATCGACTCTCTTTATCTGAATCGGAGTTAAAGGCGCGTGCCCAGGATATTCCGGTGGAGCGCTATATTGAGTGGGCTAAAACTTTAGCTCACTAA
- a CDS encoding 1-acyl-sn-glycerol-3-phosphate acyltransferase: MIFIRSALFTLFLLIFTPIWSVLCILVFPFLNPENRYRFIGLWNKVVIWILQPLCGIRYEIRGMENMMAVLDKPVVVLSKHQSAYETIFYIAKLPKQVCFVFKRELLWIPFFGWALALLKMIHINRNSKETAALSVVGQGKKRLSEGKWILLFPEGTRTPTGSHQPYSKGGARLASATEALVIPIAHNAGRCWPKNSFLKQPGTVIFSIGPAITSVGKTGGQLHQEVEKWIEAEMRLIDPSAYQQN; the protein is encoded by the coding sequence ATGATTTTTATTCGCTCAGCCCTATTTACGCTCTTCCTGCTAATATTCACGCCGATCTGGTCGGTACTCTGTATTCTCGTTTTTCCTTTCCTAAATCCTGAGAACCGCTATCGCTTTATCGGTCTGTGGAATAAGGTAGTGATCTGGATTTTGCAACCTCTCTGTGGCATTCGTTACGAAATTCGGGGTATGGAAAACATGATGGCAGTTTTGGATAAACCGGTTGTTGTATTGAGTAAACATCAGTCCGCCTACGAAACCATTTTTTATATTGCTAAACTTCCTAAGCAGGTCTGCTTCGTTTTCAAAAGAGAATTGCTTTGGATTCCTTTCTTTGGTTGGGCCTTGGCTTTGCTCAAGATGATTCACATTAATCGCAATAGCAAAGAAACTGCCGCCCTCTCCGTTGTTGGTCAGGGTAAAAAACGTTTGAGTGAAGGCAAATGGATTTTGTTATTTCCAGAGGGTACCAGAACACCGACCGGATCCCACCAGCCATATAGCAAAGGTGGCGCAAGACTGGCGAGTGCTACTGAGGCACTGGTAATACCCATTGCTCATAATGCAGGTCGATGCTGGCCCAAGAATAGCTTTCTAAAGCAACCTGGAACAGTCATCTTCTCAATCGGACCTGCCATCACCTCCGTCGGAAAAACAGGCGGACAACTGCATCAAGAAGTAGAGAAATGGATTGAGGCTGAAATGCGCTTGATTGATCCTAGCGCTTACCAACAAAACTAG
- the lnt gene encoding apolipoprotein N-acyltransferase — MIDQQSTRFGNGINVLLLFFLGALLAAAAELTYGGWIQIPILSLIWWRMSQQARPSIKNQFISGMSFGLGYFVLGLWWIYISLHDVGGMHAAASGLAVFLLAAGMALFFSCASLALCLPRRKYLTGLVLAASWVLIEYLRSVVLTGFPWMGLAEAQFNGPFAPVAPFFGGLACTFLVVWVSWEISQLKKNMFFSSACIISTIALAQLASLWTFTSPIGEPLSVRLIQGNFEQSLKFNPKSIEDQFSFYTNAIESQSADLIITPETAYPWPQSNLPTGLLGSLQQFSTNTSSNVLLGLIGEVAGSSNPKYTNRALGLSPNAPSYQYDKSHLVPFGEFIPPGFHWFVNAFHVPMSDFARGTLDQAPFTIIRSGKESIHAAITICYEDVFGGELASRIDQSSKPVNLLINMTNLAWFGDSQAPAQQLRLSQLRSLETGLPALRATNTGITAALGPDGKVLSQLGEFTQGTLSLKIQAYSGKTPYVIWGNAPILGLSCLLLILGLIRHKRN; from the coding sequence TTGATTGATCAGCAATCAACCAGGTTTGGTAATGGCATCAATGTGTTGCTGCTATTTTTTCTGGGAGCCTTGCTAGCCGCTGCTGCTGAGCTAACTTATGGTGGCTGGATACAAATCCCGATTCTGAGTTTGATTTGGTGGCGGATGAGCCAGCAAGCAAGACCGTCCATTAAAAATCAATTTATCTCTGGAATGTCTTTTGGTCTAGGCTACTTTGTTCTGGGCTTATGGTGGATCTATATTAGCCTGCATGATGTCGGTGGTATGCATGCAGCCGCTTCTGGTTTAGCTGTTTTCTTACTAGCAGCAGGAATGGCTTTATTTTTCTCCTGCGCCTCCCTCGCTCTCTGTTTACCTAGACGCAAGTACTTAACAGGCTTGGTGCTAGCAGCATCTTGGGTGCTAATTGAATACCTTCGTAGCGTAGTCTTAACTGGCTTTCCTTGGATGGGGCTTGCTGAAGCCCAATTCAACGGCCCCTTCGCACCGGTGGCGCCATTCTTCGGTGGCCTAGCCTGCACATTTTTAGTGGTGTGGGTCTCTTGGGAAATCAGTCAGTTAAAGAAAAATATGTTCTTTAGCAGTGCTTGCATTATTTCTACGATTGCACTTGCACAACTCGCGAGCTTGTGGACTTTCACAAGCCCAATTGGCGAGCCACTCAGTGTGCGTTTAATTCAAGGTAATTTTGAGCAAAGCCTCAAGTTCAACCCCAAATCTATTGAAGACCAGTTTAGTTTTTATACCAATGCTATTGAGAGTCAATCGGCTGATCTCATCATTACTCCAGAGACCGCATATCCTTGGCCACAAAGCAATCTTCCAACTGGATTACTGGGATCTCTCCAACAGTTTTCCACGAATACCTCTAGCAATGTTTTGCTTGGTTTGATTGGAGAGGTGGCTGGCTCTAGTAATCCGAAGTACACCAACCGGGCTCTTGGACTTTCTCCTAATGCTCCAAGCTATCAATATGACAAATCCCACTTGGTACCCTTTGGTGAATTTATTCCGCCTGGCTTTCATTGGTTCGTGAATGCTTTCCATGTTCCTATGAGCGACTTTGCACGCGGCACATTAGATCAAGCCCCCTTCACCATCATTCGTTCCGGGAAGGAATCAATTCATGCAGCAATCACGATTTGCTATGAGGACGTCTTTGGCGGGGAGCTAGCGTCCCGAATTGATCAGAGCAGTAAACCTGTTAACTTGTTGATCAATATGACTAATCTGGCTTGGTTTGGGGACTCTCAAGCACCAGCGCAGCAATTAAGACTATCCCAGCTACGATCCCTAGAGACGGGCCTCCCAGCGCTACGTGCGACAAATACGGGCATTACAGCAGCCCTTGGTCCAGACGGGAAAGTACTATCTCAGCTTGGCGAATTTACCCAAGGCACGCTCAGCCTGAAGATTCAAGCCTACTCTGGCAAAACCCCTTATGTCATTTGGGGAAATGCCCCCATTTTGGGTCTTTCTTGCCTCTTGCTCATACTGGGTCTGATTCGTCATAAACGAAACTAA
- the glyS gene encoding glycine--tRNA ligase subunit beta, with product MSTPNSLSQSDNLLIEVFTEELPPKSLRRLGDAFSDGIYSTLKSAGLLSENSVATGFATPRRLAVQVTNVLSQAPDYPVREKLLPTSIAFDAEGKATAPLQKKLASLGYADINLSTLEKSGEGKNEALYLNVVAKGAALEQTAQQALEQTLSKLPIAKMMHYQVLQKNSELADVEFARPAHRIIALHGKQVLNISALGIDAANQTEGHRFLAPGLITIASADQYESDLSTNAKVLPSFDKRRAFIESALLKAAGTDLVLMPDSLLDEVTALVEWPAIYECHFDQEFLEVPQECLILTMQTNQKYFALTDKQGKLRNRFLIVSNIETDKPEAIISGNERVVRPRLSDARFFFQQDQKRPLASRVADLGKVVYHNQLGNQLDRTKRVQGIAVGIAKALSANEPLASRAAEIAKTDLLTDMVGEFPELQGIMGRYYATHDGEDTEVASACSEHYMPRFAGDALPQTQIGTILAIADKLETLVGIWGVGLAPTGDKDPYALRRHALGICRLLLEKNLSLSLPELIDLARKQFPQKDVQEKAKGEDIYAFIIDRLRAYLRDQSVAGKPFTTEEIEAVLSQSPDQLNDLIDRLSALREFNALAEAAQLAAANKRISNILKKNVTTIPAACSSKLLQVPAEIALHQALEKLTPTLSTAYEQRQFVDLLKALVALSAPIDQFFADVMVMDPNPELRDNRLALLQQLHQKMNLIADLGKLA from the coding sequence ATGAGTACACCGAATTCCCTCTCTCAATCAGACAATCTTCTGATTGAAGTATTTACAGAAGAGTTGCCACCAAAATCATTACGCCGCTTAGGTGACGCCTTCAGTGATGGTATTTATTCCACACTGAAGTCCGCTGGCCTCTTAAGTGAAAATTCTGTTGCTACTGGCTTCGCTACACCGCGCCGCCTTGCTGTTCAGGTTACGAATGTCTTGAGCCAAGCGCCAGACTATCCAGTACGCGAAAAATTACTGCCAACCAGCATTGCTTTTGATGCAGAAGGCAAAGCTACTGCACCCCTACAAAAGAAATTAGCCTCTTTAGGTTACGCTGATATCAATCTCTCCACCCTGGAAAAATCAGGTGAAGGGAAAAATGAAGCGCTATATCTCAATGTCGTCGCTAAAGGCGCAGCATTAGAGCAGACTGCCCAACAAGCGCTTGAGCAAACACTCAGCAAATTACCCATCGCCAAAATGATGCACTATCAAGTGCTACAAAAAAATAGTGAATTAGCAGACGTTGAGTTTGCTCGACCAGCACACCGCATCATTGCCCTGCATGGCAAACAAGTTCTTAATATCAGCGCACTAGGAATTGACGCAGCCAATCAAACTGAAGGTCATCGCTTTTTAGCTCCTGGTCTTATTACGATCGCCTCCGCAGATCAGTATGAATCCGATCTCAGCACTAATGCCAAAGTATTGCCAAGCTTTGATAAGCGTCGTGCATTTATCGAATCTGCATTATTAAAAGCTGCTGGTACTGATTTAGTGTTAATGCCAGATAGCCTATTGGATGAAGTAACCGCTTTGGTTGAGTGGCCAGCAATTTATGAATGTCATTTTGATCAAGAGTTCTTGGAGGTTCCTCAAGAGTGCTTGATTCTGACGATGCAGACCAATCAAAAATACTTTGCATTGACTGATAAGCAAGGCAAGTTACGCAATCGCTTCCTCATTGTTTCTAATATCGAGACTGATAAGCCAGAAGCGATTATTTCTGGTAACGAACGTGTGGTACGCCCGCGCCTATCCGATGCGCGCTTTTTCTTCCAACAAGATCAAAAGCGCCCGTTAGCATCCCGTGTAGCTGATCTTGGAAAAGTGGTTTATCACAATCAGCTTGGCAATCAATTGGATCGCACTAAGCGCGTTCAAGGAATTGCAGTAGGTATTGCCAAAGCCTTATCAGCTAATGAGCCCTTAGCCAGTCGCGCCGCTGAAATTGCTAAAACCGATTTACTAACCGATATGGTTGGCGAGTTCCCAGAGCTTCAAGGCATCATGGGTCGCTACTATGCAACGCATGATGGCGAAGATACCGAAGTTGCGTCCGCTTGCAGCGAACACTACATGCCCCGCTTTGCTGGTGATGCGCTGCCACAAACTCAAATCGGCACCATTCTCGCTATTGCAGACAAGCTAGAGACATTGGTCGGCATTTGGGGTGTTGGTCTTGCACCGACAGGTGACAAAGATCCATATGCCCTGCGTCGTCACGCTTTAGGTATTTGCCGACTCTTACTGGAAAAGAATCTAAGCCTGAGCCTGCCTGAGTTAATTGATCTGGCTCGCAAACAATTTCCGCAAAAAGATGTTCAAGAAAAAGCTAAGGGCGAAGATATTTACGCCTTCATCATTGATCGTCTACGTGCTTACTTACGCGACCAATCAGTTGCTGGCAAGCCATTTACCACCGAAGAGATTGAGGCTGTATTAAGTCAGTCACCCGATCAACTCAATGATTTAATTGATCGCTTATCTGCATTGCGTGAATTTAATGCCTTAGCGGAAGCTGCTCAGTTAGCAGCTGCCAATAAACGCATCAGTAATATTCTCAAAAAGAATGTAACTACTATACCGGCAGCTTGTTCCAGCAAGCTCTTACAAGTTCCTGCTGAAATCGCCCTCCATCAGGCGCTTGAGAAACTCACCCCAACACTGAGTACCGCCTATGAGCAGCGTCAGTTCGTAGATCTATTGAAGGCACTCGTGGCTCTCAGCGCCCCGATTGATCAATTCTTTGCTGATGTGATGGTGATGGATCCAAATCCAGAGCTACGTGATAACCGACTAGCTCTCCTGCAACAACTTCACCAGAAAATGAATCTCATTGCCGATCTCGGCAAATTAGCATGA
- a CDS encoding HlyC/CorC family transporter: MPDPNKSLLERLADFLTPQPTSPAERRQELIETLREAQSEGLIDADALSMIEGVFQVGQLCARDILIPRAQIDWIDINQSLPEIIQSVITAAHSRFPVFEGSRDNVIGTLLAKDLLRHSSEKDFQVRDWLRPAVFIPESKRLSVLLRDFKDNRNHLAIVVDEYSGVAGVITIEDVLEQIVGDIEDEHDIDEEADNLISLDNGDIRVKGITELEQFNEALGTQFHDEDIETIAGLVIQHLGRVPKMGELIEIDGIEFEVQRADPRQIHILLARQLPKKLP; the protein is encoded by the coding sequence ATGCCTGACCCCAATAAATCCCTTTTAGAACGCTTGGCCGATTTTTTAACGCCACAGCCAACCAGCCCAGCAGAACGTCGCCAAGAACTCATTGAGACCCTCAGAGAAGCACAGTCCGAGGGCTTGATTGATGCGGATGCCCTCTCCATGATCGAGGGTGTATTCCAAGTGGGGCAACTGTGTGCTCGCGATATTTTGATTCCTAGAGCTCAGATTGATTGGATTGATATCAACCAATCACTGCCTGAAATTATCCAGAGTGTAATTACTGCAGCCCACTCACGCTTTCCAGTGTTTGAAGGTAGTCGCGACAATGTCATTGGCACCTTGCTAGCAAAAGACTTATTGCGTCACTCCTCTGAAAAAGATTTTCAGGTACGCGATTGGCTCCGCCCCGCAGTTTTCATTCCAGAATCTAAACGTTTGAGCGTTTTACTGCGCGACTTCAAAGACAACCGAAATCACTTAGCGATTGTTGTAGATGAATACAGCGGCGTAGCTGGAGTGATCACGATTGAAGACGTGCTTGAGCAAATTGTTGGTGATATTGAAGATGAGCATGATATTGACGAAGAAGCAGACAATCTAATCTCTTTAGATAATGGCGATATTCGTGTCAAAGGCATTACGGAGTTAGAGCAATTTAATGAGGCTCTAGGCACTCAATTCCACGATGAAGATATTGAAACTATTGCCGGCTTAGTCATTCAACATCTTGGTCGAGTACCGAAGATGGGTGAACTGATTGAGATTGACGGAATTGAATTTGAGGTTCAGCGCGCCGACCCAAGACAGATACATATTCTGCTCGCAAGACAACTCCCTAAAAAACTTCCCTGA